One Camelus ferus isolate YT-003-E chromosome 21, BCGSAC_Cfer_1.0, whole genome shotgun sequence genomic region harbors:
- the TNFSF18 gene encoding tumor necrosis factor ligand superfamily member 18 isoform X4: MSLSHMENMPLSHSGPQGAQRPSWKQWLLYSTTIILLLLCSFSTLIYTLLPLKTANEPCVAKFGPLPSKWQMASPEPSCVNKTADWRLKILQNGLYLIYGQVAPNTAYKGRAPFEVLLRRNGDTIQALTNSTTVQNIGGAYEFHAGDAIDLIFNEEHQVLKNNTYLGIFLLANPQFIS, from the exons ATGAGTTTGAGCCACATGGAGAATATGCCTCTAAGCCATTCAGGTCCTCAAGGAGCACAGAGACCATCCTGGAAGCAATGGCTACTCTACTCAACAACAATCATTTTGCTACTACTTTGTTCCTTCAGTACACTCATTTACACTTTGCTCCCACTCAAG ACTGCCAACGAGCCCTGTGTAGCGAAGTTTG GACCGTTACCTTCAAAATGGCAAATGGCCTCTCCTGAGCCTTCTTGCGTGAATAAGACAGCTGACTGGAGGCTGAAGATACTTCAGAATGGCTTGTATTTAATTTATGGCCAAGTGGCTCCCAATACGGCCTACAAGGGGCGCGCTCCTTTTGAGGTGCTGCTACGGAGGAATGGAGACACCATACAAGCTCTCACGAACAGCACCACAGTCCAGAACATAGGAGGGGCTTATGAATTCCATGCTGGAGATGCAATAGACTTGATATTCAACGAAGAGCATCAggttctaaaaaataatacatacttgGGGATCTTCTTGCTAGCAAATCCCCAATTCATCTCCTAG
- the TNFSF18 gene encoding tumor necrosis factor ligand superfamily member 18 isoform X3 — translation MLPFLQRMSLSHMENMPLSHSGPQGAQRPSWKQWLLYSTTIILLLLCSFSTLIYTLLPLKTANEPCVAKFGPLPSKWQMASPEPSCVNKTADWRLKILQNGLYLIYGQVAPNTAYKGRAPFEVLLRRNGDTIQALTNSTTVQNIGGAYEFHAGDAIDLIFNEEHQVLKNNTYLGIFLLANPQFIS, via the exons atg CTCCCATTCCTGCAGAGAATGAGTTTGAGCCACATGGAGAATATGCCTCTAAGCCATTCAGGTCCTCAAGGAGCACAGAGACCATCCTGGAAGCAATGGCTACTCTACTCAACAACAATCATTTTGCTACTACTTTGTTCCTTCAGTACACTCATTTACACTTTGCTCCCACTCAAG ACTGCCAACGAGCCCTGTGTAGCGAAGTTTG GACCGTTACCTTCAAAATGGCAAATGGCCTCTCCTGAGCCTTCTTGCGTGAATAAGACAGCTGACTGGAGGCTGAAGATACTTCAGAATGGCTTGTATTTAATTTATGGCCAAGTGGCTCCCAATACGGCCTACAAGGGGCGCGCTCCTTTTGAGGTGCTGCTACGGAGGAATGGAGACACCATACAAGCTCTCACGAACAGCACCACAGTCCAGAACATAGGAGGGGCTTATGAATTCCATGCTGGAGATGCAATAGACTTGATATTCAACGAAGAGCATCAggttctaaaaaataatacatacttgGGGATCTTCTTGCTAGCAAATCCCCAATTCATCTCCTAG
- the TNFSF18 gene encoding tumor necrosis factor ligand superfamily member 18 isoform X1: MLWQFSLGKSGKLYKSLPFLQRMSLSHMENMPLSHSGPQGAQRPSWKQWLLYSTTIILLLLCSFSTLIYTLLPLKTANEPCVAKFGPLPSKWQMASPEPSCVNKTADWRLKILQNGLYLIYGQVAPNTAYKGRAPFEVLLRRNGDTIQALTNSTTVQNIGGAYEFHAGDAIDLIFNEEHQVLKNNTYLGIFLLANPQFIS; this comes from the exons ATGCTTTGGCAGTTCTCACTTGGGAAATCAGGAAAGTTATACAAAAGC CTCCCATTCCTGCAGAGAATGAGTTTGAGCCACATGGAGAATATGCCTCTAAGCCATTCAGGTCCTCAAGGAGCACAGAGACCATCCTGGAAGCAATGGCTACTCTACTCAACAACAATCATTTTGCTACTACTTTGTTCCTTCAGTACACTCATTTACACTTTGCTCCCACTCAAG ACTGCCAACGAGCCCTGTGTAGCGAAGTTTG GACCGTTACCTTCAAAATGGCAAATGGCCTCTCCTGAGCCTTCTTGCGTGAATAAGACAGCTGACTGGAGGCTGAAGATACTTCAGAATGGCTTGTATTTAATTTATGGCCAAGTGGCTCCCAATACGGCCTACAAGGGGCGCGCTCCTTTTGAGGTGCTGCTACGGAGGAATGGAGACACCATACAAGCTCTCACGAACAGCACCACAGTCCAGAACATAGGAGGGGCTTATGAATTCCATGCTGGAGATGCAATAGACTTGATATTCAACGAAGAGCATCAggttctaaaaaataatacatacttgGGGATCTTCTTGCTAGCAAATCCCCAATTCATCTCCTAG
- the TNFSF18 gene encoding tumor necrosis factor ligand superfamily member 18 isoform X2, whose translation MCSSLVNFCFPQLPFLQRMSLSHMENMPLSHSGPQGAQRPSWKQWLLYSTTIILLLLCSFSTLIYTLLPLKTANEPCVAKFGPLPSKWQMASPEPSCVNKTADWRLKILQNGLYLIYGQVAPNTAYKGRAPFEVLLRRNGDTIQALTNSTTVQNIGGAYEFHAGDAIDLIFNEEHQVLKNNTYLGIFLLANPQFIS comes from the exons ATGTGCTCATCACTTGTGAATTTCTGCTTTCCACAGCTCCCATTCCTGCAGAGAATGAGTTTGAGCCACATGGAGAATATGCCTCTAAGCCATTCAGGTCCTCAAGGAGCACAGAGACCATCCTGGAAGCAATGGCTACTCTACTCAACAACAATCATTTTGCTACTACTTTGTTCCTTCAGTACACTCATTTACACTTTGCTCCCACTCAAG ACTGCCAACGAGCCCTGTGTAGCGAAGTTTG GACCGTTACCTTCAAAATGGCAAATGGCCTCTCCTGAGCCTTCTTGCGTGAATAAGACAGCTGACTGGAGGCTGAAGATACTTCAGAATGGCTTGTATTTAATTTATGGCCAAGTGGCTCCCAATACGGCCTACAAGGGGCGCGCTCCTTTTGAGGTGCTGCTACGGAGGAATGGAGACACCATACAAGCTCTCACGAACAGCACCACAGTCCAGAACATAGGAGGGGCTTATGAATTCCATGCTGGAGATGCAATAGACTTGATATTCAACGAAGAGCATCAggttctaaaaaataatacatacttgGGGATCTTCTTGCTAGCAAATCCCCAATTCATCTCCTAG